The following are from one region of the Fusarium keratoplasticum isolate Fu6.1 chromosome 4, whole genome shotgun sequence genome:
- a CDS encoding Proline dehydrogenase, with product MLSMTRQRLGLSTRQLTLATPPHMIRSKSTFTRLTTSWGHHFYKHGRAAYAAGGSGVAIFALALANREGTEYPSDSHDAKALSTVPFGKLVSGWLAFAFCSSPTWVDTSETLYSVFSNIPVVSSVSHAFIMRTFFKQFLGGETTEECVPKIEALRKNHVGTLLGYNIEAELDGSSKDPQLILAQTQHVLSSIEAQGKLAKQFCPDTRATSGDNRCWVRIKVSGLLPHPVALEHGSNAILEARRQKRLDKGVPYPGLPHDGDWEAALKGKDVTDSDREQLLSLRATLESIASKARDNNVRIVIDAEQSWYQPVIDSLTDELMQKYNTLDGPATCIASFQAYLRRHPQLLDHQIRRADERGYKLLFKQIRGAYMVSEAERWRAGGKDGEGPVWSTKEETDASFNYGVEKTLSTIADQLRSTGHSRIGVVFATHNSISVDLGIKLMEEHGLAQRETGNERLWVTNGAAGSIGYAQIYGMKDDLTNRIAGSLVSESGLPLVVKSMSYGDLKECLPFLARRATENRAILEGRGGASAERARLGQEIYKRILP from the exons ATGTTGTCCATGACTAGGCAGAGACTTGGTCTTTCTACGCGGCAATTGACACTTGCAACTCCTCCACATATGATCCGATCAAAGTCAACTTTCACACGTCTCACGACCTCCTGGGGACACCATTTTTATAAGCATGGGAGGGCTGCCTATGCTGCCGGAGGTAGTGGCGTAGCAATCTTCGCATTGGCTTTGGCGAATCGAGAGGGAACCGAGTACCCAAGCGACTCACACGATGCGAAGGCTCTCTCAACTGTCCCGTTCGGAAAACTAGTCTCTGGTTGGCT GGCTTTCGCCTTTTGCTCTTCGCCAACTTGGGTTGACACAAGCGAGACCTTGTACTCCGTCTTCTCCAACATCCCTGTCGTCTCCTCCGTTTCCCATGCATTCATAATGCGAACATTCTTCAAACAATTCCTTGGTGGGGAGACAACCGAAGAGTGCGTTCCGAAAATCGAAGCACTGCGAAAGAACCATGTGGGCACCCTCCTTGGCTACAacatcgaggccgagttggaCGGGTCAAGCAAAGACCCTCAACTGATCCTGGCCCAAACACAGCATGTGTTGTCTTCCATCGAGGCTCAGGGAAAACTGGCCAAACAGTTCTGCCCGGACACCCGCGCCACTAGTGGTGACAACCGCTGCTGGGTTAGGATCAAGGTGAGTGGTTTACTACCTCATCCCGTCGCCCTTGAACATGGCTCCAATGCGATTCTGGAAGCCAGACGGCAAAAAAGACTTGACAAAGGCGTTCCCTACCCGGGCTTGCCACATGATGGGGATTGGGAAGCTGCACTGAAAGGAAAAGACGTCACAGATTCAGACCGTGAACAGCTGCTTAGTCTCCGAGCTACTCTAGAGTCCATTGCCAGTAAAGCACGAGACAATAACGTGCGCATCGTGATTGATGCCGAGCAGTCATGGTACCAACCTGTTATCGACAGTCTAACCGACGAGCTCATGCAGAAGTACAACACTCTGGACGGACCAGCCACGTGCATCGCATCATTCCAGGCGTACCTACGCAGGCACCCTCAACTTCTGGACCATCAAATCCGTCGCGCTGATGAGAGAGGCTACAAGCTACTCTTTAAACAGATTAGGGGGGCTTACATGGTATCAGAAGCGGAAAGATGGCGAGCAGGAGGTAAAGATGGCGAAGGGCCGGTCTGGTCAACGAAGGAAGAGACAGATGCAAGCTTCAACtatggtgttgagaagacGCTCTCCACGATTGCTGATCAGTTGCGCTCGACAGGCCACTCGAGGATCGGGGTAGTCTTTGCTACCCACAATTCCATAAGCGTTGATCTTGGAATTAAGTTGATGGAGGAACATGGCCTGGCTCAGAGGGAGACTGGGAACGAGAGACTTTGGGTGACAAATGGAGCTGCTGGCAGCATCGGCTATGCCCAGATATACG GAATGAAAGATGACCTGACAAACAGGATAGCAGGATCTCTTGTCTCGGAGAGCGGATTGCCCCTGGTCGTTAAG TCCATGAGTTACGGAGACTTGAAGGAGTGTCTGCCATTCTtggcaagaagggcaactGAGAATAGGGCGATTCTAGAAGGAAGGGGGGGAGCAAGTGCAGAGAGGGCAAGGCTAGGGCAGGAGATATATAAACGTATATTGCCTTAA